One genomic window of Boudabousia tangfeifanii includes the following:
- a CDS encoding cryptochrome/photolyase family protein, translating to MSTSILWFRRDLRTGDHPALAAAATWAQHGSTPNGQNEQAEVLPVFIFDPAQCHLHGRWRYHALINGLQELNRTLDGRLLVLWEDPVTAISRLAKTIGANSVHVTDDYTPYAQDLYERVEDALDQQNLPLVRTGDPYLIPPGTITTQDGGNYKVFTAFSKRWFALPHPGPMPTKVRNGKIEAKIGRSIAKTVDIDQVPAGGLKVTAILKDPSEISGFESQTVNLDKCTGAVPEVWTTHIGEKQAKVRLEEFLTGPAGVNYDTDRDRMDRDGTSRLSTQLAYGTIHPRTILAELAQADLPEKASERYATEIAWREFYGDFLYCQPDSAWENVNPGFARFDWDDDQEKFEKWCQGQTGYPVVDAAMHQLVESGWMHNRARMVVASFLTKHLLLPWQWGAKFFLHHLVDAEFASNQHGWQWTAGTGTDASPYFRVFNPYLQGAKFDPEAIYIRAWNPALQSLLERSENESESKTLPGLEIPENKPHKVAYPRPLKAGKTIWLKELDAKTAKKLHEKPGQADYPEPIVDHKTAREEALRRYHARND from the coding sequence ATGAGCACCAGCATCCTCTGGTTTCGTCGAGACCTGCGCACGGGCGACCACCCCGCCCTCGCCGCCGCCGCAACCTGGGCCCAACACGGCAGCACCCCAAACGGTCAAAACGAACAAGCCGAAGTGCTACCCGTTTTTATCTTCGACCCCGCGCAATGTCACCTGCACGGACGCTGGCGCTACCACGCCCTCATCAACGGCCTACAAGAACTCAACCGGACACTAGATGGGCGCCTTTTGGTCCTCTGGGAAGACCCCGTCACCGCCATCAGCCGGCTCGCCAAAACTATCGGAGCCAACTCGGTCCACGTCACCGACGACTACACCCCATACGCGCAAGACCTCTATGAGCGGGTCGAGGACGCCCTCGACCAACAAAACCTGCCCCTCGTGCGCACGGGCGACCCCTACCTGATTCCACCCGGAACCATCACCACCCAAGACGGTGGCAACTACAAAGTCTTCACCGCCTTCTCCAAACGCTGGTTCGCCCTACCACACCCAGGCCCCATGCCCACCAAGGTTCGAAACGGCAAAATAGAAGCAAAAATTGGCAGATCTATCGCCAAAACCGTCGATATAGACCAGGTCCCGGCAGGAGGGTTAAAAGTAACTGCGATCCTCAAAGACCCTAGCGAAATCAGCGGCTTCGAATCGCAAACAGTCAACCTAGACAAGTGCACTGGGGCTGTGCCCGAAGTGTGGACCACCCACATCGGAGAAAAACAAGCCAAAGTGCGACTCGAAGAATTTCTCACCGGTCCCGCCGGAGTCAACTACGATACCGACCGCGACCGGATGGATCGAGACGGCACCAGTCGCCTTTCCACCCAGCTCGCTTACGGCACCATCCACCCACGCACCATCCTCGCTGAACTAGCGCAAGCGGACCTACCCGAAAAAGCCAGCGAACGATACGCCACCGAAATTGCATGGCGAGAGTTCTACGGTGACTTCCTATACTGTCAGCCAGACTCCGCCTGGGAAAACGTTAACCCCGGCTTCGCCCGCTTCGACTGGGATGATGACCAAGAAAAATTCGAAAAATGGTGCCAAGGCCAAACCGGATACCCAGTCGTAGACGCTGCCATGCACCAGCTCGTCGAAAGCGGTTGGATGCACAACCGAGCCCGCATGGTCGTCGCCTCCTTCCTGACCAAACACCTCCTACTGCCCTGGCAATGGGGAGCCAAATTCTTCCTCCACCACCTAGTGGACGCCGAATTTGCCTCCAACCAACACGGCTGGCAATGGACCGCCGGTACCGGCACCGACGCCTCACCCTACTTCCGGGTCTTCAACCCCTACCTGCAAGGCGCCAAATTCGACCCTGAAGCCATCTACATTCGTGCCTGGAATCCAGCCCTGCAAAGCCTGCTAGAACGAAGCGAAAACGAAAGCGAAAGCAAAACCCTACCCGGGCTAGAAATACCAGAAAATAAGCCCCACAAAGTTGCCTACCCGAGGCCGCTCAAAGCTGGAAAAACCATCTGGCTCAAAGAACTTGACGCCAAAACAGCCAAAAAACTACACGAAAAACCAGGGCAGGCAGACTACCCAGAACCCATCGTTGACCACAAAACCGCCCGCGAAGAAGCACTCCGCCGCTACCACGCCAGAAACGACTAG
- a CDS encoding copper homeostasis protein CutC, which yields MKTNQAGIALEVCVDDLAGAYAAADAGANRIEYCEDLNVGGTTPALAEVALLSRTLVNADLQIMVRPRGGDFVHSQREIDLICTEIEAFRHLTPTHDIQIGFVFGTLNPDLTVNAAACKQIREAAGDRLLTFHRAIDSVPNWEEAIDALGEAGVNLILTTGKGVAPADEGQGYSTEGMIKLAQRGEKYGLGVLASGGLRPEKWDGGLLEAGFTQYHLRAPWTPEENGKQNSYGSPMRETSHGWTTTNPEIVAGFAGKLAG from the coding sequence ATGAAAACCAACCAAGCAGGCATCGCCCTCGAAGTTTGCGTTGACGACCTAGCCGGCGCCTACGCCGCCGCAGACGCCGGAGCCAACCGCATCGAATACTGTGAAGACCTCAACGTCGGCGGCACCACCCCCGCCCTTGCTGAAGTCGCCCTACTCTCGCGCACCCTCGTGAACGCAGACCTACAAATCATGGTGCGACCACGCGGCGGAGATTTCGTCCACTCCCAACGCGAAATCGACCTAATCTGCACCGAAATTGAGGCCTTCAGACACCTCACACCAACCCACGACATCCAAATCGGATTCGTTTTCGGCACCCTCAACCCAGACCTGACCGTCAATGCCGCCGCCTGCAAACAAATCCGGGAAGCAGCCGGCGATCGCCTCCTCACCTTCCACCGAGCCATCGACTCCGTCCCCAACTGGGAAGAAGCAATCGACGCCCTCGGAGAAGCCGGAGTCAACCTCATCCTCACCACCGGCAAAGGCGTAGCCCCCGCCGATGAAGGCCAAGGCTACTCCACCGAAGGCATGATCAAACTAGCTCAGCGCGGTGAAAAATACGGCCTCGGCGTCCTCGCCTCAGGCGGACTACGCCCCGAAAAATGGGACGGCGGGCTCCTCGAAGCTGGCTTCACCCAATACCATCTACGAGCCCCCTGGACCCCAGAAGAAAACGGCAAACAAAACTCCTACGGCAGTCCCATGCGCGAAACCAGCCACGGATGGACCACTACCAACCCAGAAATCGTCGCTGGATTCGCAGGCAAACTAGCTGGCTAA